A genomic stretch from Dissulfurispira thermophila includes:
- the nadD gene encoding nicotinate-nucleotide adenylyltransferase, with product MRLGIFGGTFNPIHFGHLRAAEEVREKLNLHKVIFMPSGNPPLKTLDLIEASHRYTMTRLATASNVDFVVSDIEVRQTKKSYTVNTIQMLYDIYPDDELFFILGIDAFLDISNWWQPDVLISLIDFILVTRPGYGVEDILKSPYINRQSCHCEEQSDEAISSNEIFQLKSGKKAFVLEITPIGISSTEIRRLLKEDKSIKYLVPEIVEDYIYKYKLYPNGIS from the coding sequence GTGAGACTTGGAATCTTTGGTGGTACATTTAATCCAATACATTTTGGTCATTTAAGGGCTGCAGAAGAGGTAAGGGAAAAGTTAAATCTCCATAAGGTTATATTTATGCCTTCTGGGAATCCACCTCTTAAAACATTAGACTTAATTGAGGCATCACACAGATATACAATGACGAGGCTCGCAACAGCATCGAATGTAGATTTCGTTGTATCAGATATAGAAGTGAGACAAACAAAGAAATCCTATACAGTAAATACAATTCAGATGCTTTATGATATTTATCCTGATGATGAACTTTTTTTTATACTTGGAATAGATGCCTTTCTTGATATTTCAAACTGGTGGCAGCCTGATGTGCTTATAAGTCTTATTGATTTTATACTGGTGACAAGACCGGGATATGGGGTCGAGGATATTTTGAAATCACCTTATATCAATCGCCAAAGTTGTCATTGCGAGGAGCAAAGCGACGAAGCAATCTCAAGTAATGAGATTTTTCAATTGAAAAGCGGAAAAAAGGCTTTTGTTCTTGAAATAACACCAATTGGAATATCATCTACTGAGATAAGGAGGCTACTGAAGGAAGACAAGAGTATAAAATACCTTGTGCCTGAAATAGTAGAAGATTATATATATAAATATAAATTATATCCCAATGGTATCTCTTGA
- a CDS encoding two-component system sensor histidine kinase NtrB, with translation MDEAILLFDRTGKLSFINKHGEEFLSKSYKEIKRRHFKRLFSDAREIVMLLHKTITEGRSFNCKEMEIDIGGRVANIDLNLTPFYEESSTYAHGGVPEKSYDFSGCNGAILCIRENMLLTEREDYQFDSLLYLLGCIAHEIKNPLSGIKGAAQILMTKPSIVNHLDAEDSVELILKETDRLNSVLHSYLTMTRRPVFNRLNIHEVIEYALKVMKTSIEERRIYINKSYDPSLPDIVGDESKLLQVFINLFKNAVEAMRTSKNRILSVSTKPSNEYMVTYKEDQKLSEGSPKDLTIFRGASEQKSRFPIKQRWVVVEIKDTGIGISKDEIGKIFLPFYTKKTGGSGLGLALSKKIIKDHCGIIKVKSKIGAGTIFSIYLPMKEQKGFVDE, from the coding sequence TTGGACGAAGCTATCCTTTTGTTTGATAGAACGGGTAAACTATCCTTTATAAACAAGCATGGAGAGGAATTTCTCAGCAAGAGTTATAAGGAAATAAAACGCAGACATTTCAAAAGGTTGTTTTCAGATGCAAGGGAGATTGTGATGCTCTTACATAAGACTATAACAGAAGGCCGTTCATTTAACTGCAAAGAAATGGAGATAGATATAGGCGGCAGAGTTGCAAACATAGACCTAAATCTAACACCATTTTATGAGGAAAGTTCCACATATGCCCATGGTGGGGTCCCCGAAAAATCTTATGATTTTTCGGGGTGTAATGGTGCTATACTCTGCATTAGAGAGAATATGTTATTAACAGAAAGAGAAGACTATCAGTTTGATTCCCTTTTATATTTGTTAGGTTGTATTGCACATGAAATAAAAAACCCATTGAGTGGTATAAAAGGAGCAGCCCAGATATTAATGACAAAGCCATCAATTGTGAATCATTTAGATGCCGAAGATAGTGTAGAACTGATATTAAAGGAAACAGACAGACTTAACTCTGTTTTGCATAGCTATCTTACAATGACAAGAAGACCTGTTTTTAATCGCCTGAATATCCATGAAGTTATAGAGTATGCACTAAAGGTGATGAAGACATCTATTGAAGAAAGACGAATTTATATAAATAAATCCTATGACCCAAGCCTTCCTGACATAGTTGGAGACGAAAGTAAACTACTACAAGTATTTATAAATTTATTTAAAAATGCTGTGGAGGCAATGAGGACATCTAAAAACAGAATATTAAGTGTCTCTACAAAGCCTTCTAATGAGTATATGGTAACTTATAAAGAAGATCAAAAACTATCAGAGGGGTCCCCGAAAGATCTTACGATTTTTCGGGGCGCATCGGAGCAAAAGAGCAGATTTCCAATAAAGCAAAGATGGGTCGTTGTGGAGATAAAGGATACAGGTATCGGCATATCAAAGGATGAGATTGGCAAAATATTTCTCCCTTTTTATACAAAAAAAACAGGTGGCAGTGGTCTTGGTCTTGCCCTTTCGAAAAAGATAATAAAAGACCATTGCGGTATTATAAAGGTCAAAAGTAAAATAGGTGCTGGAACAATATTCAGTATATATCTACCAATGAAAGAACAAAAAGGTTTTGTAGATGAATAA